From Streptomonospora salina, the proteins below share one genomic window:
- a CDS encoding type I polyketide synthase: protein MHEPVDPADHLTKPGGTADDNAIAVIGMACRLPGARNLEEYWANLVGGVDSVTRFPEQTTEGQDRYIPARGLLADPEWFDAEYFGLSPREARLISPQHRVFLECATEALDHAGCDPYRYEGSVGVYGGGSQTGYGEVLRAQRHQLSGVTEWEILLGSGQDFMVSRTAYKLGMTGPAVNVQSACATSLVAVHTAAQALLAGDCDVALAGAASVHYPEKHSPYTAGGIIAQDGICRAFDALANGTVGGDGAGVVVLKRLSDALVDGDAVHAVVLGTAVNNDGSVRAGFTAPSVDGQAEVVRAAHRVSRIASHTVGYVEAHGTGTPLGDPIEIEALTRAFLDSTDNSGFCSIGSVKTNIGHTDVAAGIAGFIKSVLSLKHGIIPPSLHFDTPNPHIDFESGPFRVVTSELEWKTDGTPRRAGVSSFGIGGTNAHVVLEEAARPEPADASRTVHLLPLSARTPAALDSLTRDLTEHLRGCPEESLADIAWSLQTGRREMPWRRYALVRSGEVHLTVLDRAGGDRLVSSPGAVGPTPVTFAFSGRTPGKQTVARLLSNEPAFRGAFDEVADATTSTLRSAVRTGSTETTDARVTALVTLANNVGEARVLAERGLEPASVTGYGVGALAAGVVAGTLRLADACALTEHLDDASRLEEKLGLTLLSPPTVDIVQGPDGRTMSAAEVRCACSWTALLGSEPPKHLLGESDSRIVGIGEPHDEDFPESTLGELWLGGAHIRWTPDGARNKVPLPLYPFERQRYIVEAETTAEPEPDQPRTDTQAHPDEDTLTTVTRVYGETLGMPGFAAEHDFFDHGGDSLISIDLLERLREIYRVELDSLAIFDAPTPAAMTRLIGDRIGEKEPS from the coding sequence ATGCATGAGCCTGTTGATCCCGCAGACCACCTGACAAAACCGGGCGGGACAGCCGACGACAACGCCATTGCCGTGATCGGAATGGCCTGTCGGCTTCCGGGCGCGCGGAACCTCGAGGAGTACTGGGCCAATCTGGTCGGCGGAGTCGACTCCGTCACGAGATTCCCCGAGCAGACCACGGAAGGACAGGACCGCTACATTCCCGCCCGCGGACTCCTCGCTGATCCGGAGTGGTTCGACGCCGAGTACTTCGGCTTGTCCCCGCGGGAGGCGCGCCTCATCAGCCCGCAGCACCGGGTCTTCCTGGAATGCGCGACCGAGGCTCTGGACCACGCCGGCTGCGACCCGTACCGCTACGAGGGATCGGTCGGCGTCTACGGCGGCGGGTCCCAAACAGGTTACGGGGAGGTGCTGCGCGCGCAGCGGCACCAGCTGTCCGGCGTCACGGAGTGGGAAATCCTACTTGGCAGTGGCCAGGACTTCATGGTGTCCAGAACGGCCTACAAGCTGGGCATGACCGGCCCCGCAGTCAACGTACAGTCCGCGTGCGCGACATCTCTGGTCGCGGTGCACACCGCAGCCCAGGCACTGCTGGCAGGGGACTGCGATGTTGCTCTCGCTGGGGCAGCTTCGGTGCACTACCCCGAGAAGCACAGCCCCTACACTGCGGGCGGCATCATCGCCCAAGACGGCATCTGCCGGGCCTTCGATGCCCTCGCGAACGGGACCGTCGGCGGCGACGGAGCCGGGGTTGTCGTGCTGAAGCGGCTCTCCGACGCCCTCGTTGACGGGGACGCGGTGCATGCCGTGGTCCTGGGAACAGCGGTCAACAACGACGGATCCGTACGCGCCGGCTTCACCGCCCCGAGCGTCGACGGGCAGGCGGAGGTCGTGCGCGCCGCTCACCGCGTCTCGCGGATCGCCTCCCACACCGTGGGGTACGTCGAAGCACACGGCACCGGCACACCGCTCGGCGACCCCATCGAGATCGAGGCCCTCACCCGGGCCTTCCTCGACAGCACGGACAACAGCGGCTTCTGCTCCATCGGATCAGTGAAGACGAACATCGGTCACACCGACGTCGCCGCCGGTATCGCGGGCTTCATCAAGTCGGTTCTCTCCCTGAAGCACGGGATCATCCCTCCCAGCCTGCATTTCGATACCCCGAATCCGCACATCGACTTCGAGAGCGGCCCATTCCGGGTGGTGACGAGCGAACTTGAGTGGAAGACAGACGGCACACCGCGTCGAGCAGGAGTCAGCTCGTTCGGCATCGGCGGCACGAACGCCCACGTCGTGCTGGAGGAGGCGGCCCGTCCGGAGCCTGCGGACGCCAGCCGAACCGTCCACCTGCTCCCGCTCTCGGCCCGTACCCCTGCCGCGCTCGACAGCCTCACCCGCGACCTAACCGAGCACCTACGCGGGTGCCCGGAGGAATCTCTCGCGGACATCGCGTGGAGCCTCCAGACCGGACGAAGGGAGATGCCGTGGCGCCGGTACGCACTCGTGCGCAGCGGGGAGGTTCATCTGACCGTGCTCGACCGGGCAGGCGGAGACCGTCTGGTCTCGTCACCGGGCGCAGTCGGCCCCACGCCGGTGACCTTTGCGTTCTCCGGCCGGACGCCCGGGAAGCAAACCGTGGCCCGACTCCTCAGCAACGAACCGGCATTCCGTGGCGCCTTCGACGAGGTCGCCGATGCCACGACTTCCACCCTGCGTTCGGCTGTGCGCACCGGCTCCACGGAGACCACTGACGCCCGGGTGACTGCGTTGGTGACGCTCGCGAATAATGTGGGAGAGGCACGCGTACTCGCCGAGCGCGGACTCGAACCCGCTTCGGTGACCGGCTACGGTGTCGGCGCCCTGGCCGCCGGCGTGGTTGCCGGAACACTACGGCTCGCGGACGCGTGCGCGCTGACGGAACACCTCGATGATGCGAGCCGCCTCGAAGAGAAACTGGGGCTGACCCTCCTGTCTCCTCCTACGGTCGACATCGTGCAGGGCCCGGACGGCCGGACCATGTCGGCGGCGGAGGTCCGCTGTGCCTGTAGCTGGACAGCCCTGCTGGGGAGCGAGCCCCCGAAGCACCTCCTCGGAGAGAGCGACAGCCGCATCGTCGGGATCGGCGAACCGCACGACGAGGACTTCCCCGAATCGACGCTGGGAGAGCTGTGGCTGGGCGGGGCTCACATCCGGTGGACGCCGGACGGCGCCCGGAACAAAGTACCCCTGCCACTTTATCCGTTTGAGCGACAGCGCTACATCGTCGAAGCCGAGACAACCGCGGAGCCCGAGCCGGACCAGCCACGAACGGACACTCAGGCCCACCCCGACGAGGACACGCTGACCACGGTGACCCGCGTGTACGGAGAAACTCTAGGGATGCCGGGCTTCGCAGCGGAGCATGACTTCTTCGATCACGGCGGTGACTCACTGATCTCCATCGACCTGTTGGAGCGCCTTCGCGAGATCTACCGCGTCGAGCTCGACTCGCTGGCCATCTTCGACGCGCCGACACCGGCCGCGATGACCCGGCTGATCGGCGACAGGATCGGTGAGAAGGAGCCGTCTTGA